The Elaeis guineensis isolate ETL-2024a chromosome 14, EG11, whole genome shotgun sequence genome has a segment encoding these proteins:
- the LOC140853652 gene encoding uncharacterized protein: MTHTHQDGTFVRDESRDLYERATSLIAERDDESAASTQQSRIEVEVFTELMGPERYGRVRGYGVGVTPTQLSEVSRYTQHAAADAQDSRVRRLETEIQEIRQSRTAEMEEMRQSRAEMQAMRGQIDRLTSLLEMYDPSQPPSRHQQKSLRNLQWFSLKRNFHSPLECLQAHVCIEIPKLQ, from the exons atgactcatactcatcaggatggtacttttgttcgagatgagtcgagagatttatat gagagggctacatctctcattgcggagcgtgacgacgagtccgcagcatctacgcagcagagccgtatcgaggtcgaggtattcacagagttgatgggaccagagcgctacggtcgagtgaggggttatggagtaggagtcacccccactcagttatctgaggttagtagatatacgcagcatgctgcagcagatgctcaggattcacgcgttcgcagactcgagacggagatacaggagattagacagagtcgtaccgctgagatggaggagatgcgacagagccgtgccgagatgcaggccatgaggggacagattgatcgccttacatctttattagagatgtatgatccatctcag CCTCCATCAAGGCACCAACAAAAATCTCTTAGAAATCTCCAGTGGTTCTCTTTGAAACGAAATTTTCACTCTCCATTAGAGTGCCTCCAAGCACACGTATGCATAGAAATTCCAAAGCTGCAGTGA
- the LOC105057312 gene encoding putative UDP-rhamnose:rhamnosyltransferase 1 — protein sequence MENSDALHVVVLPYIGFSHLNPFLHLSKRLAALGHRVSFLSNPANIQTIADAPCSTLSPLIHLVPLHNPATAPADGDNLDTLRDPFANFLQGLSPPPDWILFDSGYYWIPRIAAGLGVPCCYVNLVGAAANVFMWPFFALAADGEAARVTVERLTAPPDWIPLPTSMKLHRHEARQLQSVFFQPSMSGLTNGFRVGSSVRGSDLVAVGSCTEFEPEWLAALPHLFAKPVLPLGHVAANAADNNTITRGSNCDHVFEWLARREAGSVVYVAFGSAVALSKEQAHEIARGLDLSGLPFLWALRSPQGEPDGLLPEGFEEGTAGRGLVFKGWVPQIKILGHPSIGGFLTHCGWNSLVEAIQFGIVFVLLPWLNDQWFNSRLLAEKKVGMEVPRDEEDGSLNGADIAKVLRLVMVDEEGEEYRASARGLGAVLGNKEVHDRYVRNFVEYLKDNGRRAKPPTQA from the coding sequence ATGGAGAACAGCGACGCTCTTCACGTCGTCGTGCTCCCGTACATAGGATTCAGCCACCTCAACCCCTTCCTCCACCTCTCCAAGCGCCTCGCCGCACTCGGCCACCGCGTCTCCTTCCTTTCCAACCCCGCCAACATACAGACCATCGCCGACGCCCCTTGCTCCACCTTGTCCCCACTCATCCACCTCGTCCCCCTCCACAACCCCGCCACCGCCCCCGCCGACGGCGACAACTTGGATACCCTCCGAGACCCCTTCGCCAACTTCCTTCAAGGGCTGTCTCCTCCTCCGGACTGGATCCTCTTCGACTCCGGCTACTACTGGATCCCCCGCATCGCTGCAGGCCTCGGCGTGCCGTGCTGCTACGTCAACCTCGTCGGCGCGGCCGCCAACGTCTTCATGTGGCCCTTCTTCGCTCTCGCGGCCGACGGCGAGGCAGCCCGTGTCACGGTCGAGCGGCTCACCGCGCCGCCCGACTGGATCCCGTTACCGACGTCGATGAAGCTCCACCGCCACGAGGCCCGCCAACTCCAGAGCGTCTTCTTCCAGCCGAGCATGTCCGGCTTGACCAACGGCTTCCGCGTCGGGTCGTCGGTCCGGGGGTCCGACCTGGTCGCGGTGGGGAGCTGCACCGAGTTCGAGCCCGAATGGCTCGCTGCCCTCCCACATCTCTTCGCGAAGCCGGTGCTTCCCCTCGGCCATGTTGCCGCCAACGCTGCCGATAATAACACCATTACTCGTGGCAGCAACTGCGACCATGTCTTTGAGTGGCTCGCCAGGAGGGAAGCGGGTTCGGTGGTGTACGTTGCCTTCGGAAGCGCGGTAGCGTTGAGCAAAGAGCAGGCGCACGAGATAGCCCGTGGGCTGGATCTCTCGGGGTTGCCATTTCTGTGGGCTCTCAGGAGCCCGCAAGGCGAGCCTGATGGGCTCCTGCCAGAGGGGTTTGAGGAAGGAACCGCGGGCCGCGGGCTCGTGTTCAAGGGATGGGTACCCCAGATCAAGATACTGGGGCACCCATCCATCGGGGGGTTCCTGACCCATTGTGGCTGGAATTCGCTGGTCGAGGCTATCCAATTTGGGATCGTCTTCGTGCTCCTTCCCTGGTTAAATGATCAATGGTTTAATTCCAGACTTTTGGCGGAGAAGAAGGTCGGGATGGAGGTTCCGAGGGACGAGGAGGATGGCTCCTTAAACGGGGCGGACATTGCAAAGGTCTTGAGGTTGGTCATGGTGGACGAAGAAGGGGAGGAGTACAGGGCTTCAGCTAGGGGGCTTGGGGCTGTGCTGGGGAACAAAGAGGTGCATGATCGGTATGTGAGGAATTTTGTCGAGTACCTCAAAGACAATGGACGCAGAGCAAAACCGCCTACACAAGCTTGA